One part of the Rutidosis leptorrhynchoides isolate AG116_Rl617_1_P2 chromosome 1, CSIRO_AGI_Rlap_v1, whole genome shotgun sequence genome encodes these proteins:
- the LOC139886263 gene encoding protein RADIALIS-like 1, with protein MASNSNTTSSQGSDSWTAEQNKAFENALAEFDKDTPDRWDNVAKAVPGKTVEEVKQHYELLVQDLNFIMSGQVPTPKYGSSN; from the coding sequence ATGGCATCTAACAGTAACACAACGTCTTCACAAGGGTCGGATTCATGGACTGCTGAGCAAAACAAGGCATTCGAAAATGCACTAGCCGAGTTTGATAAGGATACCCCTGACCGTTGGGACAATGTAGCTAAAGCCGTTCCTGGGAAAACTGTTGAAGAAGTCAAGCAGCATTATGAGCTCCTTGTTCAGGATCTCAATTTCATAATGAGTGGTCAAGTTCCTACCCCTAAGTATGGATCCTCTAATTAA